From the genome of Rana temporaria chromosome 8, aRanTem1.1, whole genome shotgun sequence:
gatCTGTAGGTGTATATATCTCTAGGTGTATTTATCTATATGTGTAAATCCATGAGTATATATGTTTGCAGGTGTATATATCTAGATCTCTCTCTCTGTAGGTGTATTTAGCTATATGTGTAGATCCATTAGTAaacagtatggggcagatccacagagcgagtacgaaTACtaccgatacgccggcatactttcaaattacccgcgccgtatctctgttttgaatcctcaaaccaagatacgacggcatctgggttagatccgacaggcttacgtcttcgtgctccttcggatctaagatgcaattctttggcgtccgctgggtggcgttcccgtcgttttccgcgtcgagtatgcaaattagctatttccgacgatccacgaacgtacgagcggccgtcgcatttttttttacgtcgtctctagtcggcttttttcggcgtatagttaaagctgctattctgtggcttatagttaaacctgctatgttacgtatggcagtcgttcccgcgttaaattttttttttttgcgtaagccgttcgtgaatcgggatggacgtaattcacgtctatgttaaaaaaaattacgtccttgcgatgtcatttagcgcaatgcacggcgggaaatttagggacggcgcatgtgcagttcgttcggcgcggggacgcgcttcatttaaatgaaacacgccccctaatcgccgatttgaattacgcaccgttacgccgtgagagatagactacgccgccgtaacttacggcgcaaaatctttgaggattcgaaccaaagccggaaaagttacggcggcgtagcgtatctcacatacgctgcgcgggtgcagaccTCTGTGGATCTGACCCTATATGTCTGTAGGTATATAGAGCTCTAGGTGTATTTATCTATATGTGTAGATCCatgagtatacagtatatgtctgTAGGTGTATATATCTATAGAGCTCTAGGTGTAAATTATCTATATGTGTAGCTCCATGTGTGACAGCGATGTACAGAGTATTGCCGCATGAATGGATCCCTATTAATGCCCCctctttgtgtcccccccccccttctagatGGAATGATTAATGTGGACATGAACGGTGACAAACGCTCCTTGGATCTGCCCTATTCCAGCAGTTACCCCTGCGCCTCCCGGAACCAGACGTTCACCTATATGGGCAAGTTCTCCATCGACCCTCAGTACTCCGGGGCCGGTTGGAATCCAGAGGGCTTCTTCAACATCGTCAGCACCGGCATCCTGGGAGTGaccccctcatcctcatcctccaccacctcctccagTGCCTCCCCCAATAgcctgagctgcagcatggcagTGCATGGGCAGAGCGACGTGGAGCACATGTACTCGCCCCCGCCGTACTCCAGCTGCGCGGAGCTGCCGGTCTACCAGGACAGTTCGGCCTTCCTCAGCACCGGAGGCGGCTCCCTGCCTTACCCTCCACCGTCTTATCCTTCCCCAAAGGCGGCCTCAGACGGCCCCATCTTCAACATGATCCCCGACTACCCGACCTTCTTCCCACCACAGTGTCAGAGGGACCTGCACCCCATGACCGACCGAAAACCCTTCCCCTGCCCCCTGGACTCCATCAGGGCCCCCCCTCCACTCACTCCCCTCTCCACCATCCGCAACTTCACCCT
Proteins encoded in this window:
- the EGR2 gene encoding E3 SUMO-protein ligase EGR2 isoform X2, whose protein sequence is MINVDMNGDKRSLDLPYSSSYPCASRNQTFTYMGKFSIDPQYSGAGWNPEGFFNIVSTGILGVTPSSSSSTTSSSASPNSLSCSMAVHGQSDVEHMYSPPPYSSCAELPVYQDSSAFLSTGGGSLPYPPPSYPSPKAASDGPIFNMIPDYPTFFPPQCQRDLHPMTDRKPFPCPLDSIRAPPPLTPLSTIRNFTLGGSSSIEGSRLPSAYSPQNLPLRPILRPRKYPNRPSKTPVHERPYPCPAEGCDRRFSRSDELTRHIRIHTGHKPFQCRICMRNFSRSDHLTTHIRTHTGEKPFACDYCGRKFARSDERKRHTKIHLRQKERKGGAGAASSGSAGQERSLSLSPCSAGSNSAQIGLCPSRTS